One genomic segment of Anguilla anguilla isolate fAngAng1 chromosome 2, fAngAng1.pri, whole genome shotgun sequence includes these proteins:
- the LOC118219921 gene encoding somatostatin receptor type 5-like has translation MEIIRSSSTQPGMPEAWGNGSVLLGAISTQFPLLRNDTLSNGTLAFPDAGGGSSPIVAGVLIPLIYITVCVIGLGGNSLVIHIVLRYSKTESVTNIYILNLAIADELFMLGLPFLAAQNALLYWPFGSFMCRLVMTVDGINQFTSIFCLTVMSIDRYLAVVHPIRSSKWRKPQVAKAVNVTVWVVSFVVVLPVVIFADVLQDEGTCNIIWPEPAGVWKASFIICTATVGFFGPLLVICLCYLLIVIKVRSSGKKVRSTSTRRRRSERRVTLMVVIVVAVFVFCWLPFYALNIINLVVLLPPDFRGLYYFVVVLSYANSCANPVVYGFLSENFKQGFRKALCRLSRKVESEEQLGTDHPQHQQGRRVALEPRDSVRIAMRGGGLRVKGEAVEMTETCRTAQQASGNGQLEGPRTLFLPREKTGGPSAGVPPCDRAQSREPNGKGPGLGPTAALPVLVNGAKNSTVKPLPEEAVEKNGTLEISYL, from the coding sequence ATGGAAATTATCCGAAGTTCCTCCACACAGCCGGGAATGCCTGAGGCTTGGGGCAACGGCAGCGTCCTGCTCGGCGCCATTTCCACCCAGTTCCCGCTCCTCCGAAACGACACCCTCAGCAACGGCACGCTCGCGTTTCCCGACGCCGGGGGCGGCTCCAGCCCCATCGTGGCGGGGGTCCTGATCCCCCTCATCTACATCACCGTCTGCGTCATCGGCCTGGGCGGGAACTCGCTGGTCATCCACATTGTGCTGCGCTACTCCAAGACCGAGTCGGTCACCAACATCTACATCCTGAACCTGGCCATCGCCGACGAGCTCTTCATGCTGGGCCTGCCCTTCCTGGCCGCGCAGAACGCCTTGCTCTACTGGCCCTTCGGCTCCTTCATGTGCCGCCTGGTGATGACCGTGGACGGCATCAACCAGTTCACCAGCATCTTCTGCCTGACGGTCATGAGCATCGACCGCTACCTGGCCGTGGTCCACCCCATCCGCTCGTCCAAGTGGCGCAAGCCCCAGGTGGCCAAGGCCGTCAACGTGACCGTGTGGGTGGTGTCCTTCGTCGTGGTGCTGCCCGTGGTCATCTTCGCCGACGTCCTCCAGGACGAGGGGACCTGCAACATCATCTGGCCGGAGCCGGCGGGCGTCTGGAAGGCGTCGTTCATCATCTGCACCGCCACCGTGGGCTTCTTCGGCCCCCTCCTGGTCATCTGCCTCTGCTACCTGCTCATCGTCATCAAGGTCCGCAGCTCGGGGAAGAAGGTGCGCTCCACCTCCACCAGGCGGCGCCGGTCGGAGCGCAGGGTCACCCTGATGGTGGTCATCGTGGTGGCGGTGTTCGTCTTCTGCTGGCTGCCCTTCTACGCCCTCAACATCATCAacctggtggtgctgctgccCCCCGACTTCCGCGGGCTCTACTACTTCGTGGTGGTCCTGTCCTACGCCAACAGCTGCGCCAACCCCGTAGTGTACGGCTTCCTCTCCGAAAACTTCAAGCAGGGCTTCCGGAAGGCCCTGTGCCGCCTGTCCCGGAAGGTGGAGAGCGAGGAGCAGCTGGGGACCGACCACCCGCAGCACCAGCAGGGGAGAAGGGTGGCGCTGGAGCCCCGGGACAGCGTGAGAATAGCCATGAGAGGAGGCGGCCTCCGGGTCAAAGGGGAGGCCGTGGAGATGACGGAGACCTGCAGGACTGCGCAGCAGGCGAGCGGTAACGGGCAGCTGGAAGGACCCAGGACCCTGTTCCTCCCAAGGGAGAAAACAGGAGGGCCCTCTGCGGGAGTCCCCCCGTGTGACAGGGCTCAAAGCAGGGAGCCCAACGGGAAAGGTCCAGGCTTGGGGCCTACGGCAGCCCTCCCCGTGCTAGTCAACGGGGCCAAAAACAGCACCGTAAAGCCGCTGCCCGAGGAGGCAGTGGAGAAGAACGGTACACTGGAGATTAGTTATCTTTGA
- the LOC118221420 gene encoding protein CutA homolog isoform X2 gives MQVKGMRFGFFSVEGLQSGHLITVFVSVLLSTLMLPLLRTVGLRAFSMASESYSSGTHSAAFVTCPNEQVAKDLARGMVEKKLAACVNIIPKITSIYQWQGKIEEDNEVLLMIKTRSSKVSALAEYVRSNHPYEVAEVISLPIDQGNPPYLKWLGEGVPE, from the exons ATGCAAGTGAAAG GCATGCGCTTCGGATTTTTTAGTGTAGAGGGATTACAAAGTGGACATTTAATAACTGTGTTTGTG AGCGTGTTGTTGAGTACTTTAATGCTCCCACTTTTGAGGACTGTGGGTTTGCGAGCATTTTCCATGGCGTCTGAGTCATACTCATCTGGAACACACTCCGCGGCCTTCGTTACCTGTCCCAACGAGCAGGTAGCCAAAGACCTGGCCAG AGGAATGGTTGAGAAGAAACTGGCTGCCTGTGTCAACATCATACCGAAGATCACATCAAT ATACCAGTGGCAGGGAAAGATTGAGGAGGATAATGAAGTGTTGCTG ATGATTAAAACCAGAAGTTCAAAGGTCTCCGCACTGGCAGAGTATGTGAG GTCAAACCATCCTTATGAAGTGGCTGAGGTCATCAGTCTGCCTATAGACCAGGGAAACCCGCCCTATCTGAAGTGGCTGGGTGAGGGCGTGCCGGAGTGA
- the LOC118221420 gene encoding protein CutA homolog isoform X3 — MLPLLRTVGLRAFSMASESYSSGTHSAAFVTCPNEQVAKDLARGMVEKKLAACVNIIPKITSIYQWQGKIEEDNEVLLMIKTRSSKVSALAEYVRSNHPYEVAEVISLPIDQGNPPYLKWLGEGVPE, encoded by the exons ATGCTCCCACTTTTGAGGACTGTGGGTTTGCGAGCATTTTCCATGGCGTCTGAGTCATACTCATCTGGAACACACTCCGCGGCCTTCGTTACCTGTCCCAACGAGCAGGTAGCCAAAGACCTGGCCAG AGGAATGGTTGAGAAGAAACTGGCTGCCTGTGTCAACATCATACCGAAGATCACATCAAT ATACCAGTGGCAGGGAAAGATTGAGGAGGATAATGAAGTGTTGCTG ATGATTAAAACCAGAAGTTCAAAGGTCTCCGCACTGGCAGAGTATGTGAG GTCAAACCATCCTTATGAAGTGGCTGAGGTCATCAGTCTGCCTATAGACCAGGGAAACCCGCCCTATCTGAAGTGGCTGGGTGAGGGCGTGCCGGAGTGA
- the LOC118221420 gene encoding protein CutA homolog isoform X1, translating into MHILYTGMRFGFFSVEGLQSGHLITVFVSVLLSTLMLPLLRTVGLRAFSMASESYSSGTHSAAFVTCPNEQVAKDLARGMVEKKLAACVNIIPKITSIYQWQGKIEEDNEVLLMIKTRSSKVSALAEYVRSNHPYEVAEVISLPIDQGNPPYLKWLGEGVPE; encoded by the exons atgcatatcCTCTACACAGGCATGCGCTTCGGATTTTTTAGTGTAGAGGGATTACAAAGTGGACATTTAATAACTGTGTTTGTG AGCGTGTTGTTGAGTACTTTAATGCTCCCACTTTTGAGGACTGTGGGTTTGCGAGCATTTTCCATGGCGTCTGAGTCATACTCATCTGGAACACACTCCGCGGCCTTCGTTACCTGTCCCAACGAGCAGGTAGCCAAAGACCTGGCCAG AGGAATGGTTGAGAAGAAACTGGCTGCCTGTGTCAACATCATACCGAAGATCACATCAAT ATACCAGTGGCAGGGAAAGATTGAGGAGGATAATGAAGTGTTGCTG ATGATTAAAACCAGAAGTTCAAAGGTCTCCGCACTGGCAGAGTATGTGAG GTCAAACCATCCTTATGAAGTGGCTGAGGTCATCAGTCTGCCTATAGACCAGGGAAACCCGCCCTATCTGAAGTGGCTGGGTGAGGGCGTGCCGGAGTGA